From a single Polyangiaceae bacterium genomic region:
- a CDS encoding response regulator yields the protein MADPRPPLAPTVKNLRVLGWALVVTYAVMLVVHGLDLQRAGARAGLIASSITIVLLLAALGITRVRPPSPQGANHLAGAFSLVVLANIAVHYTLARDPSTVAMFVFYLLGVSGLLFHRGWVIASLILGYGAWMLATVLTPHANALRDGLTLVTTAGIGFVVYLGRMRAMAREAELRERAETRQQLAEERTAALNELQTSLAGIVERNPDGMLVHKNGRVLFANHRLADMLRFESSDELVGLELSDLLGSTSGGVPGGLSEVRVRRRDGEAVVLEVASTAIQWEREHAMLLAARDATARHAALEERLLQSDRLLTVGRLAAGVAHEINNPLSYVLGNLAEIEREELRPEARELLREASEGARRVSSIARNLESFVHPDASDPKDQVDVVELLESCVRMVEHELPANTVIERQFPSRPQLLTDEHRLGQVFVNLLLNASQAMDNASQRLLSLSVEEREEAVVVSVKDTGVGMPLRVRRRLFEPFFTTKPVGKGTGLGLHYCYNTVRGLGGSIDVSTEVGVGSTFTVHLPTSIERTASTSLLPLRIVVIDDDRAVARSVARMLRGHDVTIAESAVHGVELMESGQFDVAVCDLMMPGMDGIEVHQRLVTAGLAERVVFVTGGVFSETAQRRIDAIENPVLRKPLDATALSDAIRQVTEARNNRGISGTRIAHPREPRKKHGS from the coding sequence ATGGCGGATCCCCGACCGCCGCTGGCGCCCACCGTGAAAAACCTTCGAGTGCTCGGCTGGGCGCTGGTGGTGACGTACGCCGTGATGCTGGTCGTCCACGGCCTCGACCTCCAGCGAGCGGGGGCGCGGGCTGGGTTGATCGCATCGTCCATCACCATCGTGTTGCTGCTGGCAGCGCTCGGGATCACACGGGTGCGTCCGCCCTCTCCACAAGGCGCGAACCATCTGGCCGGCGCGTTCTCCCTGGTCGTGCTCGCCAACATCGCGGTGCACTACACGTTGGCCCGAGACCCGAGCACCGTGGCCATGTTCGTCTTCTATCTGCTCGGCGTCAGCGGGCTCCTGTTCCACCGCGGATGGGTGATCGCGTCGCTGATCCTCGGCTACGGCGCCTGGATGCTCGCCACCGTGCTCACACCTCACGCCAATGCCCTCAGGGACGGGCTCACGCTGGTGACCACGGCGGGCATTGGGTTCGTCGTGTATCTCGGACGCATGCGCGCGATGGCACGGGAAGCCGAGCTGCGCGAGAGGGCAGAGACCCGGCAGCAGTTGGCGGAAGAACGCACGGCGGCGCTGAACGAGCTTCAGACCAGCTTGGCCGGTATCGTGGAGCGCAATCCGGACGGCATGCTCGTGCACAAGAATGGTCGCGTGCTGTTCGCGAATCATCGTTTGGCGGACATGCTGCGCTTCGAGAGCAGCGACGAGCTGGTCGGGCTGGAGCTCTCGGACCTGCTCGGCAGCACCAGCGGTGGTGTCCCCGGCGGCCTGAGCGAAGTGCGCGTGCGCCGGCGGGACGGTGAGGCCGTCGTGCTCGAGGTCGCCTCCACGGCCATTCAGTGGGAACGAGAGCACGCGATGCTGCTCGCCGCGCGCGACGCGACGGCGCGGCACGCCGCCTTGGAAGAGCGCTTGCTGCAGTCGGATCGCCTGCTCACGGTCGGGCGCTTGGCTGCCGGCGTGGCCCACGAGATCAACAATCCCCTGTCCTACGTCCTGGGAAACCTCGCGGAAATCGAGCGGGAGGAGCTACGGCCGGAGGCCCGGGAGCTGCTGCGGGAGGCCAGCGAAGGCGCGCGTCGAGTGAGCTCCATCGCGAGGAATCTGGAGAGCTTCGTCCACCCGGATGCTTCCGATCCCAAGGACCAGGTGGACGTGGTGGAGCTCTTGGAAAGCTGCGTGCGGATGGTCGAGCACGAGCTGCCCGCGAATACCGTCATCGAACGTCAGTTCCCGTCGCGGCCGCAGTTGCTCACCGACGAGCATCGCCTGGGACAGGTGTTCGTCAATCTGCTCTTGAACGCCAGCCAAGCGATGGACAACGCGTCGCAGCGCCTGCTCTCACTGTCGGTGGAAGAACGTGAAGAGGCCGTGGTCGTGAGCGTGAAGGACACCGGCGTGGGGATGCCGCTCCGTGTACGGCGGCGTCTGTTCGAGCCCTTCTTCACCACCAAGCCGGTGGGCAAGGGGACCGGTCTCGGCCTCCACTACTGTTACAACACCGTGCGTGGCCTGGGGGGCTCCATCGACGTCAGCACGGAGGTCGGCGTGGGCAGCACCTTCACCGTACACCTGCCCACGAGCATCGAACGCACGGCGTCCACGAGCCTGCTCCCCCTGCGCATCGTCGTGATCGACGACGACCGCGCCGTCGCGCGCAGCGTGGCCCGCATGCTCCGAGGCCACGATGTGACCATCGCCGAATCTGCGGTGCACGGCGTGGAGCTGATGGAGAGCGGTCAGTTCGACGTCGCGGTGTGCGACCTGATGATGCCGGGGATGGATGGTATCGAGGTGCATCAGCGTCTGGTTACGGCGGGCCTCGCGGAGCGTGTGGTGTTCGTCACCGGCGGCGTGTTCTCCGAGACGGCCCAACGTCGCATCGACGCCATCGAAAACCCCGTGCTGCGCAAGCCTCTGGATGCGACAGCGCTCTCGGACGCCATCCGGCAGGTGACGGAGGCCCGGAACAATCGCGGAATCTCCGGCACCCGCATCGCGCATCCGCGGGAGCCGCGGAAGAAGCACGGTTCTTGA
- a CDS encoding sigma-70 family RNA polymerase sigma factor, with product MDILTEVSALARRERSALAALARGEGATAEDAVDAVQEALCTLLTQAGDGKLPADPAEWGAVLAVMVRNVARNRRRRHDRARPHLPVEDDDLVDELPTTDVLIARAEDHVRLRACVEDLCEIQQAVVTLRMLEERPGEDVARALGITPGHVAVLLHRAKAALRVCMMA from the coding sequence ATGGACATCCTGACGGAAGTTTCGGCCCTGGCGCGGCGCGAGCGGAGCGCGCTCGCCGCGCTCGCCCGGGGCGAAGGAGCGACGGCGGAGGATGCCGTGGACGCCGTGCAGGAGGCGCTGTGCACGCTGCTCACACAGGCGGGAGACGGCAAGCTGCCGGCGGACCCGGCGGAGTGGGGCGCGGTGCTGGCGGTGATGGTGCGCAACGTGGCGCGCAATCGGCGGCGGCGTCACGATCGCGCGCGGCCCCACTTGCCCGTGGAGGACGACGACCTCGTCGACGAGCTCCCGACTACGGACGTGCTCATCGCCCGCGCGGAAGATCACGTGCGGCTGCGGGCCTGCGTCGAAGATCTCTGCGAGATCCAACAAGCCGTCGTCACCTTGCGCATGCTGGAAGAGCGCCCTGGGGAGGACGTGGCCCGCGCCCTGGGCATCACACCAGGGCACGTTGCCGTGCTGCTGCACCGAGCAAAAGCCGCCCTACGCGTGTGCATGATGGCGTAG
- a CDS encoding PD40 domain-containing protein yields MRARNLTALLFATLLGVSCGQREVKSEGTYFDRKISPILQGSCATSATGSSCHVTADERGNALGNLDVTSYQMVTKRRDLLEDYGSYGMPALLAKAVPPQTILLTHYDGTQDTFDTDIPHAGGSILDVRTSSFQTLLRWLERGATENNTIATKSVGERQPCVEAIGTDPLFDPSTDPANPDYATFVSDVNPFLVDNCAAANCHGSTEAPFPVSCGKTDEQKRWNYFSASDYVAKDPQYSDILTHALNPASGGVYHPGGWVFSSSGETTYQKILSWAAAKGGPTNIPTDAGFDFFAKRVQPMLVKRGCVLMGCHSSPVFNEFRPRAPGGGHFGIAATRHNYREVLKRVALESADPNAGRIVRKNLPPGPGGPGIRHRGGSLFAEQGGDPANCDLAQAETGPLSEQSPYCVLVAWLAKERTARMQSVAPLSGIVYVRRAPVTQPEMMQDWETYLPGADLRWIDAAMDATGDVTTAGNDKSLLGGCGLDAPTADVRRPSVSWDGKKIAFAARSAGSAPYQVYVMNADGSACAPEPTINAAPTDTAGGAIDTKGELIHNFDPAFAPDGTLVFTSSRGNILPGHLFPGPQRSAADPAKLNANLYALENGKIRQLTFLSNQEMYPGFKSNGQLLVTAEKRVPGFYQIAARRMNLDGGDYHPLYGQRAHFGYLQLSETAELLDQNLVGIASDRNARHLAGTLVVINRSLGQDNVSQNPDDYAVNPDAVDYASTPFFQHSLSILDPAATGRVGASTQGAYRNPSALPNGNILVSYAAGVTDLGSFDGGFDVVMVNATTGARSALPGLDDAATDELWPVAVFGRVNQGVFRTTPGGDPVFHGVVYDKDDEQKRTDRFQLTIVDFPMLASLLFQSTRSGRHVEDMSSFEAWASLPPETEKSLNDPSPYIVEDQYGKVYARRVKVGTVPLLPDGSVKLQAPAGYPVVLAVQQRMKGEPKPTLHHQLEEIQFYPGEWLTLSFRREVFSNFCGGCHGPVSGKEFDVSIKPDLVSQASKCDARDADPIDATKSPLNEILGPPFP; encoded by the coding sequence ATGCGCGCACGGAACCTGACCGCTCTCTTGTTTGCGACCCTGCTCGGCGTTAGCTGCGGCCAGCGCGAGGTGAAGTCGGAGGGGACCTATTTCGACCGCAAGATATCCCCCATCTTGCAGGGGTCCTGCGCGACCAGTGCCACGGGGTCGTCCTGCCACGTCACCGCGGACGAGCGGGGCAACGCCCTCGGCAACCTCGACGTCACCAGCTACCAGATGGTGACGAAACGCCGGGACCTGCTGGAGGACTACGGGTCGTATGGCATGCCCGCGCTGTTGGCGAAGGCCGTACCCCCACAAACGATCCTGCTCACTCACTACGACGGAACCCAGGACACGTTCGACACGGACATTCCTCATGCGGGCGGATCGATCCTGGACGTGCGCACTTCCTCGTTCCAGACGCTCTTGCGCTGGCTGGAGCGGGGCGCCACGGAGAACAACACCATTGCCACGAAGTCGGTGGGGGAGCGCCAACCCTGCGTCGAAGCCATCGGCACGGATCCTCTGTTCGATCCGAGCACGGATCCCGCGAACCCGGACTACGCCACCTTCGTTTCCGACGTGAATCCGTTCCTGGTCGACAACTGTGCGGCCGCCAACTGCCACGGATCCACGGAAGCGCCATTCCCGGTATCGTGCGGCAAGACGGACGAACAGAAGCGCTGGAACTACTTCTCCGCAAGCGACTACGTGGCGAAGGACCCACAGTACAGCGACATCTTGACCCACGCCCTGAATCCCGCGAGCGGCGGCGTGTACCACCCCGGCGGCTGGGTGTTCTCGTCCAGCGGAGAGACGACCTACCAGAAGATCCTGAGCTGGGCGGCGGCCAAGGGTGGGCCGACGAACATCCCGACCGATGCCGGCTTCGACTTCTTCGCCAAGCGGGTCCAGCCGATGCTGGTGAAGCGCGGCTGCGTGCTGATGGGTTGTCACTCCTCGCCGGTGTTCAATGAGTTTCGACCTCGAGCGCCGGGCGGCGGTCACTTTGGTATCGCGGCGACCCGACACAACTATCGAGAGGTCTTGAAGCGGGTGGCCCTGGAGTCCGCCGATCCCAACGCTGGCCGCATCGTGCGCAAGAATCTGCCGCCCGGGCCCGGCGGGCCCGGCATCCGCCACCGCGGCGGCTCGCTGTTCGCCGAGCAAGGTGGGGACCCTGCCAACTGTGACCTGGCTCAGGCAGAAACCGGACCGCTCTCGGAGCAGTCGCCCTACTGCGTGCTGGTTGCGTGGCTCGCGAAGGAGCGCACCGCACGCATGCAGAGCGTCGCGCCCCTCTCGGGAATCGTGTACGTGCGGCGCGCGCCGGTCACCCAACCGGAGATGATGCAGGACTGGGAAACGTATCTGCCCGGCGCGGATCTGCGTTGGATCGATGCGGCGATGGACGCCACGGGGGACGTGACCACGGCGGGCAACGACAAGAGTCTGCTCGGCGGCTGCGGCTTGGACGCTCCCACCGCCGACGTACGGCGTCCGAGCGTCTCGTGGGACGGCAAGAAGATCGCGTTCGCCGCGCGCAGCGCGGGCAGCGCGCCCTACCAGGTGTACGTGATGAACGCGGACGGCTCGGCCTGCGCGCCGGAGCCGACCATCAATGCCGCACCGACCGACACGGCGGGTGGCGCCATCGACACCAAGGGCGAGCTCATCCACAACTTCGACCCGGCGTTCGCGCCGGACGGGACGCTGGTGTTCACCTCCAGCCGCGGCAACATCCTGCCGGGGCACCTGTTTCCGGGACCCCAGCGGTCCGCGGCGGATCCGGCCAAGCTGAACGCGAACCTCTACGCGCTGGAGAACGGCAAGATCCGCCAGCTCACCTTCCTCTCGAACCAGGAGATGTACCCTGGCTTCAAGTCCAACGGACAGCTCTTGGTCACCGCAGAAAAGCGCGTCCCAGGGTTTTATCAGATCGCCGCGCGGCGCATGAACCTGGATGGCGGCGACTACCACCCGCTGTACGGACAGCGCGCCCACTTCGGCTACCTGCAGCTCAGCGAGACCGCGGAGCTCTTGGACCAGAACCTGGTGGGCATCGCCAGCGATCGCAACGCTCGCCACCTGGCCGGCACTTTGGTGGTGATCAACCGCTCCTTGGGGCAAGACAACGTCAGCCAGAATCCCGATGACTACGCGGTGAACCCGGACGCCGTGGACTACGCGAGCACGCCGTTCTTCCAGCACTCGCTGTCGATCCTGGATCCCGCCGCCACGGGCCGCGTGGGCGCCAGCACTCAGGGCGCGTATCGCAATCCGTCCGCGCTGCCGAACGGCAATATCTTGGTCAGCTACGCCGCCGGCGTCACCGACCTCGGAAGCTTCGATGGCGGCTTCGACGTCGTGATGGTGAACGCCACCACTGGTGCCCGCAGCGCGCTGCCGGGTCTCGACGACGCCGCCACCGACGAGCTCTGGCCGGTGGCCGTGTTCGGCCGCGTGAATCAGGGAGTGTTCCGCACCACGCCGGGCGGAGACCCGGTGTTCCACGGTGTGGTGTACGACAAGGACGACGAGCAGAAGCGCACGGATCGCTTCCAGCTGACCATCGTGGACTTCCCGATGCTCGCCTCGTTGTTGTTCCAGAGCACTCGTTCCGGCCGCCACGTGGAGGACATGTCGTCCTTCGAGGCGTGGGCCAGCTTGCCTCCGGAAACGGAGAAGAGCTTGAACGACCCGAGCCCCTACATCGTGGAAGATCAGTACGGCAAGGTGTATGCCCGCCGCGTGAAAGTGGGGACCGTGCCGCTCTTGCCGGATGGCTCCGTGAAGCTCCAGGCGCCCGCGGGCTACCCGGTGGTGCTGGCGGTGCAGCAACGCATGAAGGGCGAGCCCAAGCCGACGCTCCACCACCAACTGGAAGAGATCCAATTCTACCCTGGAGAGTGGTTGACGCTCTCCTTCCGGCGCGAGGTGTTCAGCAACTTCTGCGGTGGCTGCCATGGCCCCGTGAGCGGCAAGGAATTCGACGTGTCCATCAAGCCGGATCTGGTGAGTCAGGCGTCCAAGTGCGACGCGCGTGACGCCGATCCCATCGATGCGACGAAGAGCCCGTTGAACGAGATCCTGGGCCCGCCGTTCCCGTGA
- a CDS encoding RNA polymerase sigma factor has protein sequence MNDAGQHLLRDLAPQVLGAVVRRFGDFAASEDAVQEALIAATEQWPREGVPLDPRAWLIRVASRRRADQLRSEIARRRREAVVALEVESEEPERDDSLLLLFMCCHPALTRPTAIALTLRAVGGLTTAEIANAFLVPEATMAQRISRAKQSIKSSGIALSMPDPEERAARLDSVLHVLYLIFNEGYASSVGENLQRVDLSSEAIRLARMVQRALPDHVEATGLLALMLLTDARRRARSGPEDELIPLDEQDRSLWDRELIREGVELITTTLARGSVGPYQLQAAIAAVHDEAPSTEATDWTEILALYGLLRRMTDNPMVTLSMAVAAAMVHGPEAGLALVATLDDDPRIAGHYRLDAVRGHLQERAGHVAVAREHYRAAAAKTSSIPERDYLLSRALRLASQ, from the coding sequence GTGAACGACGCTGGCCAGCACCTGCTGCGAGATCTCGCGCCGCAGGTGCTGGGCGCGGTGGTTCGGCGCTTTGGAGACTTCGCCGCGTCCGAAGACGCGGTTCAAGAAGCCTTGATCGCGGCGACCGAGCAGTGGCCTCGAGAAGGCGTGCCCCTCGATCCCCGAGCCTGGTTGATCCGCGTGGCGTCGCGCCGGCGGGCGGATCAGCTGCGCTCGGAGATCGCCCGCCGCCGGCGAGAAGCCGTGGTGGCGCTGGAGGTGGAGAGCGAGGAGCCCGAACGCGACGATAGCTTGCTCTTGCTGTTCATGTGCTGCCATCCGGCGCTCACCCGACCCACGGCGATCGCGCTCACGTTGCGCGCGGTGGGCGGCCTCACCACGGCGGAAATCGCCAACGCTTTCCTGGTGCCGGAGGCGACGATGGCTCAACGCATCAGTCGCGCCAAGCAGAGCATCAAGAGCTCGGGCATTGCGCTGTCCATGCCCGACCCCGAGGAGCGGGCGGCACGTTTGGACTCCGTGCTCCACGTCTTGTACCTGATCTTCAACGAGGGCTACGCCAGCAGCGTGGGCGAGAACCTGCAGCGCGTGGATCTCTCGTCAGAGGCGATACGTCTGGCTCGCATGGTTCAGCGAGCCTTGCCGGATCACGTGGAAGCAACAGGGCTCCTGGCGCTGATGCTGCTGACGGACGCTCGCCGGCGCGCCCGCAGCGGCCCGGAGGACGAGCTCATCCCGCTGGACGAGCAAGATCGATCGCTCTGGGATCGGGAGCTGATTCGCGAGGGTGTGGAGTTGATCACGACCACGCTGGCTCGCGGCAGCGTAGGGCCGTATCAGCTCCAGGCGGCCATCGCCGCGGTGCACGACGAAGCGCCCAGCACGGAGGCGACGGACTGGACGGAGATCTTGGCGCTGTACGGTCTGCTCCGGCGGATGACCGACAATCCGATGGTCACCCTGAGCATGGCGGTGGCTGCCGCGATGGTTCACGGTCCCGAGGCAGGCCTCGCGCTGGTCGCAACTCTGGACGACGACCCACGCATCGCCGGACACTATCGTCTGGATGCCGTGCGCGGCCATTTGCAGGAGCGGGCCGGCCACGTTGCGGTGGCCCGCGAGCACTACCGCGCCGCGGCCGCCAAGACGTCGAGCATTCCCGAGCGCGACTATCTCTTGAGCCGCGCGCTGCGGCTCGCGTCCCAATAG
- a CDS encoding CehA/McbA family metallohydrolase yields the protein MKATFASAVAVALLASASSAGAVETVIDLSGQVPDGPERHFSVPFDVPEGTKEIAVHQLTLSDKNILDFGIMDPNGVWRGWGGSRIQDAVVGEQAATRSHVPGPIAAGKWEIVVGEAAVNETPALFTLEVTLRDTPTLPPQTDRKPYVPTAPLEVGERWYAGDFHVHSIESNDAKPPLDQIATYAESRGLDFVHISDHNIHTALDYMTDAQKAHPKLLFVPGAEYTTYWGHASAVGATQWVDDRTELPGHSIEQAVAAYHAQGAFFSLNHPALALGDACIGCAWEHDLPIDQVDGIEIGTGKFGIINTDAIKLWDEYCDTGRHVVPLGGSDDHSGGADVSTFKAPIGSPTTMVWAKELSVAGILEALKNGRTVVKLKGPDDPMIELETLSGSDENHPLLHATITGGAGLVARVVKNGEYEPEVDIDADPFVIEEQIAAPDSGEDRYRVEVLEAGRPLTVTSHVWIERTPQTPVTPVEETDDGGCGCSVPSRSGDTAALLASALLGLALLGRRR from the coding sequence ATGAAGGCCACCTTCGCGAGCGCCGTCGCCGTCGCGCTCCTCGCTTCCGCGTCTTCCGCCGGTGCCGTCGAGACGGTCATCGATCTCTCCGGCCAGGTGCCGGATGGGCCCGAGCGCCACTTTTCGGTGCCCTTCGACGTTCCCGAAGGCACCAAGGAGATCGCCGTTCATCAGCTGACACTCTCCGACAAGAACATCCTCGACTTCGGCATCATGGATCCGAACGGGGTGTGGCGCGGATGGGGCGGCAGTCGTATTCAAGACGCCGTCGTCGGAGAGCAGGCGGCGACGCGAAGCCACGTGCCCGGACCGATTGCCGCGGGCAAGTGGGAGATCGTGGTGGGGGAGGCGGCCGTCAACGAGACGCCGGCGCTGTTCACGCTGGAGGTCACGTTGCGAGACACTCCGACACTGCCGCCACAAACGGATCGCAAGCCCTACGTCCCGACGGCACCCCTGGAGGTCGGCGAGCGCTGGTACGCCGGCGACTTCCACGTTCACTCCATCGAGAGCAACGACGCCAAGCCGCCCCTCGATCAGATCGCGACCTATGCGGAAAGCCGCGGTCTGGATTTCGTGCACATCAGCGATCACAACATCCACACCGCGCTGGACTACATGACGGACGCGCAGAAGGCGCACCCGAAGCTCTTGTTCGTGCCCGGTGCGGAGTACACCACCTACTGGGGCCATGCGAGCGCCGTGGGTGCCACCCAGTGGGTGGACGATCGCACGGAGCTGCCGGGTCATTCCATCGAGCAGGCGGTGGCGGCGTATCACGCTCAGGGCGCGTTCTTCTCCCTCAACCACCCGGCGTTGGCCCTTGGGGACGCCTGCATCGGCTGTGCCTGGGAGCACGACCTGCCCATCGACCAGGTCGACGGCATCGAGATCGGCACCGGTAAGTTCGGCATCATCAACACGGACGCCATCAAGCTGTGGGACGAGTACTGCGACACCGGTCGTCACGTCGTTCCCTTGGGCGGCAGCGACGATCACAGCGGCGGCGCCGACGTGAGCACGTTCAAGGCGCCCATCGGTTCGCCCACCACCATGGTGTGGGCCAAGGAGCTGAGCGTTGCCGGCATTCTGGAAGCGCTGAAGAACGGCCGCACGGTGGTGAAGCTGAAGGGGCCGGACGACCCGATGATCGAGCTCGAGACGCTTTCAGGCTCTGACGAGAACCACCCGCTCCTGCACGCCACCATCACTGGCGGCGCGGGCCTGGTGGCGCGCGTCGTGAAGAACGGCGAGTACGAGCCGGAGGTCGACATCGACGCCGACCCCTTCGTGATCGAGGAACAGATCGCGGCCCCCGACAGCGGCGAAGATCGCTATCGCGTGGAGGTGCTGGAAGCAGGGCGCCCTCTCACGGTGACCAGCCATGTGTGGATCGAGCGGACGCCCCAGACGCCGGTGACGCCGGTCGAAGAGACGGACGACGGCGGCTGCGGCTGCAGCGTGCCAAGTCGTAGCGGCGATACCGCGGCGCTCCTGGCCTCCGCCCTGCTCGGCCTCGCGCTACTCGGCCGCCGTCGCTAG
- a CDS encoding thioredoxin fold domain-containing protein gives MIPEITEAELSARIANANVPVLVDFTTQWCGPCRALGPILDQLAANAAGRYQIVKVDGDAWPALAGRLGVRAFPTMIVFSGGAEVARHVGLTSKTRIEALLSDSF, from the coding sequence ATGATACCGGAGATCACCGAAGCCGAGCTCAGCGCGCGCATCGCGAACGCGAACGTCCCCGTGCTCGTGGATTTCACTACCCAGTGGTGCGGCCCCTGTCGCGCCCTCGGCCCCATCCTCGACCAGCTCGCTGCCAACGCCGCCGGCCGCTACCAGATCGTCAAGGTCGACGGCGACGCGTGGCCCGCCCTCGCCGGTCGCCTGGGCGTGCGCGCGTTCCCGACGATGATCGTCTTTTCGGGCGGGGCGGAGGTCGCGCGTCACGTCGGCCTCACGAGCAAGACGCGCATCGAAGCGCTACTCAGCGACTCTTTTTGA
- a CDS encoding CHAD domain-containing protein produces MGFRLEQDETVQSGVRRISAEQLDRALHELSTASTSEAVHQVRKRMKKVRALLRLVRKSFPAYAEENAALRDIQKSLGPLREAKVALDTLALLQEGADVSRRSVLEAERAFRTHRLQVATPAWTLQTLERVHKDMERVRARAHRWQLETSDFDAVAGGLGKTYRRARKRMRAAYDDPSAEAFHEWRKRVKYHLLQVRLLRNAWPTEMKARREALDELKDSLGEAHDCVDFERLLKQLEVSSMARKELLAVSKEARSARRIHAKPLGELAFAEPKKHFVSRVECYWDASRSARLKR; encoded by the coding sequence GTGGGATTTCGCTTGGAACAGGACGAGACCGTGCAGTCCGGGGTTCGGCGCATCTCGGCGGAGCAGCTCGACCGCGCTTTGCACGAGCTGAGCACCGCGAGCACTTCCGAAGCCGTTCACCAAGTCCGCAAGCGAATGAAGAAGGTTCGCGCGCTGCTACGCCTGGTGCGCAAGAGCTTCCCCGCGTATGCGGAAGAGAACGCAGCGTTGCGCGACATCCAGAAGAGCCTGGGACCGTTGCGTGAAGCGAAGGTCGCCCTGGACACCCTCGCCCTGCTGCAAGAGGGTGCGGATGTCAGCCGCAGGAGCGTCCTCGAGGCGGAACGCGCATTTCGAACGCATCGACTGCAAGTTGCCACCCCGGCCTGGACGCTCCAGACCCTGGAACGAGTGCACAAGGACATGGAACGGGTGCGCGCGCGTGCCCACCGCTGGCAGCTGGAAACCAGCGACTTCGATGCGGTTGCCGGTGGGTTGGGCAAGACCTATCGCCGAGCGCGGAAGCGCATGCGTGCCGCGTACGACGATCCCTCCGCGGAGGCTTTCCACGAGTGGCGCAAGCGCGTGAAGTACCATTTGCTCCAGGTGCGGCTCCTTCGGAACGCGTGGCCGACGGAAATGAAGGCGCGTCGTGAGGCGCTGGACGAGTTGAAGGACTCGCTCGGGGAAGCCCACGACTGCGTGGACTTCGAGCGTTTGCTGAAGCAGCTCGAAGTGTCGTCGATGGCCCGAAAGGAGCTGCTAGCGGTGTCGAAAGAGGCCCGCTCCGCGCGGCGGATCCACGCAAAACCTCTTGGCGAGCTCGCCTTCGCCGAACCGAAGAAGCACTTCGTCTCGCGCGTGGAGTGCTATTGGGACGCGAGCCGCAGCGCGCGGCTCAAGAGATAG
- a CDS encoding alpha/beta fold hydrolase, translating to MNRLFNLARRMTRGRPQVGLTPADVVHRENKWRLLRYRPRKLKYETPVLLVPSLINRHYVLDLMPGKSFAEYLVAQGHDTYVIDWGTPQDEDRFVTFDDVCDRWLGRAVRVTARTAGTPAAHLLGYCLGGTLTAIYTAARPEHVASLVELAAPIGFHDDGLLSAWTRTQSFDLDTLVDATGNVPWQLMQSAFHLLRPTLSLSKAVHVIDRAWDDEFLDGFLALESWGNDNVSFPGECYRRYVRELYRDNALVKGTFALSGRPAKLENIRCPVLDVTFVHDNIVPTESARVLLDHVSSVDKAELRLGGGHVGAVVSKKAATTLWPKLHDFWASRD from the coding sequence ATGAACCGGCTGTTCAATCTCGCGCGGCGCATGACTCGCGGGCGGCCCCAGGTGGGGCTCACGCCGGCGGACGTGGTGCACCGCGAGAACAAGTGGCGGCTCTTGCGCTACCGGCCGCGGAAGCTGAAATACGAGACGCCGGTGCTGCTCGTGCCGTCGCTCATCAACCGGCACTACGTGCTGGATCTGATGCCCGGCAAGAGCTTTGCGGAATACCTGGTGGCACAAGGGCACGACACCTACGTCATCGATTGGGGCACGCCGCAGGACGAAGATCGCTTCGTGACCTTCGACGACGTGTGCGATCGCTGGCTCGGCCGCGCGGTGCGCGTGACCGCGCGCACGGCGGGCACGCCTGCGGCGCACTTGCTCGGCTATTGCCTGGGCGGCACCCTCACCGCGATCTACACCGCCGCGCGTCCGGAGCACGTCGCCTCCTTGGTGGAGCTGGCGGCGCCCATCGGCTTCCACGACGACGGCCTGCTCAGCGCCTGGACGCGCACCCAGAGCTTCGACCTGGACACGCTGGTGGATGCGACGGGCAACGTGCCCTGGCAGCTGATGCAGTCGGCGTTTCACCTGCTCCGGCCGACGCTCAGCCTTTCCAAGGCGGTGCACGTGATCGACCGCGCCTGGGACGACGAGTTCCTCGACGGCTTTCTCGCGCTGGAGAGCTGGGGCAACGACAACGTCTCCTTTCCGGGGGAGTGCTACCGCCGCTACGTGCGCGAGCTGTACCGCGACAATGCCCTCGTGAAAGGGACGTTCGCCCTGTCCGGGCGCCCGGCGAAGCTCGAAAACATCCGCTGCCCGGTGTTGGACGTCACCTTCGTCCACGACAACATCGTCCCCACGGAGAGCGCCCGCGTGCTCCTCGACCATGTGAGTAGTGTGGACAAGGCGGAGCTCCGTCTGGGTGGCGGGCACGTCGGCGCCGTCGTGAGCAAGAAGGCCGCCACGACGCTATGGCCGAAGCTCCACGACTTCTGGGCGTCCCGCGACTGA